One genomic window of Triplophysa rosa linkage group LG11, Trosa_1v2, whole genome shotgun sequence includes the following:
- the tnrc6c1 gene encoding trinucleotide repeat-containing gene 6C protein isoform X1 — MEEKKKKKQEEKKKKEAAQKKAAEQKTKVPDSAKPSPTPPPPTNPSTAANPSVPSANSSSGGNGKRAPSSNQQQQSAAPRYPPREVPPRFRQHEHKQLLKRGQPLPAGSPALAQPSSASPTPQSFSCQTHPELPLQSGLAAQYENIPPNRSANTASTNSCSGWDPLIIDENDTEAWPSISCKESLAPAGCPLNTESISDISSTSSMSMATGAGQQGHFSTNHPSKANASHSGGLLSSQGGASRGWGSGPSPASGGEGKNEVSSTSMGARGWGSSNFNLNLNPNANPSAWPVLGHEGTGMGGGSSGGSNPPPNLCSPPGTLPSQGPSSSGSIGGANANSAGNGGSGNCSTTWGSIMPSDTSEPHSSPSTNVSFSSEPPNLNTDGPNHTKQEPRSPGHSLPNWGVGPPGMGSFVQTPGGASQVNGEEEPVWRNGDAKSVSGSKDSGWESGSSWGQGGASSTAGWGQAASTGEWGKRSNSEPKGWDSSGSPTQEQQLNSWGRGANAPASEGSSDSMECHPHRRDNSSRDETSPVIPAQDMDPRVLCNTGWGQTPVRQHTAWETEEAARSNHKNDIGTDAWGSSSNAANAGPTPTSGNANLNSGNSSRPDFGGKNEAPCPSTGAAPGWGTGMQSPQAGSGWAEPSNNKKPSSGPGSWGSTPSGGPGGNLQKSGQTWGSEDKSPTWEDSHAKTKPQGWAEGPKSSHGWGNGPVGESGSGGEWGEPADVKKNGPSSSSWEGEGSGWNEGSRGWGKPAPGAGGNWGDSQRPSVPPQGWNNKPQEGNNGNSGSGSMGSWGGPSSVKQSGSGWVGGNGGSVKPDHTGEPTGWEEPSPPSIRRKMEIDDGTSAWGDPSTYNKSVNLWDKNNPGMQGKPCPVNANNVPNNHHHHPHHSQPPMQTHNHGGPNSNNNHSVMTTPDNVAPHQTGPPQNRTSLINPGWGDMTNIHSKPEPPWGEPAAPPASLDNGTSAWGKPSGGCGRWSDNGPEVYGRGNGPPGSAPCKPAPKPMQDGWGGGEDMSLSASQWEQDEGDMWKSPASQESNSSCSSWGNPPKKGPPKGKVPNKQDDSWIMNHLIKQLTDMGFPRDPAEEALKSNNMNLDQAMSALLEKKSELDKRGMGISDYNNGLVNKSMGCRPSVISKDSSSDRPPFLDKDAGLADDVQTSPFMPSPSLKLPLGSAALPGQSLGVAMQNLNNRQMQSGVFGSSGAAQARALQQQPPPQPTVPPLNSSQPSLRAQVPQFLSPQVQAQLLQFAAKNIGLNPALLTSPINPQHMTLLNQLYQLQLAYQRLQIQQQMLQAQRSVSGPIRQQEQQVARTINNMQQQIQQHQRQLAQALLMKQQQQQQPPPSHPGLHPSVGKSALDTFPVHPQASSLSVSDLQTKEPQSSPNSFSHYPMSGLNPNMNVNCMDVGGLSMKDPPQPQSRLSQWTHPNSMENLSGNSSPMEPNYNKHGAISAGPTLGPPSKPPMDDSYSPYNLLPSSESPTSPLTPHDSWGQGKNTNDKISNGTNVNWPPEFCPGVPWKGLQNIDPETDPNVTPGSVPSGPTINTNIQDVNRYLLRDRSGGKLSDMKSTWSPGPISHTQASLSHELWKVPQGPRNTTAPTRPPPGLTNTKPSSTWGGNTLGLVAGWSSSYSSGTTWSTDSSNRSTSWLVLRNLTPQIDGSTLRTLCMQHGPLITFHLNLTQGNAVVRYSSKEEAAKAQKSLHMCVLGNTTILAEFAGEEEVNRFFAQGQSLTPTSSWQANPGTNQTRLGGGGTVATHPIGHWNSSSLGGAGGTGSSGKASNELLWGGVQQYSSLWGPPNAEDGRVVGSPTQINTLLPGDLLSGESM; from the exons TGCCAGACTCTGCCAAGCCCAGCCCCACCCCTCCTCCCCCCACCAACCCCAGCACCGCCGCCAACCCATCCGTGCCCTCAGCCAACAGCAGCAGTGGTGGCAATGGCAAGCGCGCACCCTCCAGCAACCAGCAACAGCAGTCGGCAGCACCACGCTACCCGCCCCGAGAGGTGCCCCCTCGTTTCCGTCAGCACGAACACAAGCAGCTACTGAAGCGGGGCCAACCTCTGCCCGCCGGGAGCCCGGCTCTCGCGCAGCCATCCTCCGCCAGTCCTACACCTCAGTCCTTCTCCTGCCAGACCCACCCAG AGCTGCCCCTACAAAGTGGCCTGGCAGCCCAGTATGAGAATATACCCCCCAATCGCAGTGCCAATACAGCCTCTACTAACAGCTGCAGCGGCTGGGATCCACTGATTATCGACGAGAACGATACAGAGGCGTGGCCTTCCATTTCATGCAAAGAAAGCCTTGCCCCTGCAGGATGCCCCTTAAACACTGAAAGTATCAGTGACATCAGCAGCACAAGCAGCATGAGCATGGCCACAGGAGCTGGCCAGCAAGGCCATTTCTCCACCAATCACCCCAGCAAAGCCAATGCCAGCCACTCAGGAGGTCTGCTCTCCAGTCAGGGTGGGGCCAGCAGAGGCTGGGGCTCTGGCCCATCTCCCGCCAGTGGAGGAGAAGGGAAGAATGAAGTCTCCAGCACATCAATGGGAGCCAGGGGTTGGGGCTCCTCCAACTTTAACTTGAACTTAAATCCCAACGCCAACCCCTCTGCCTGGCCAGTTCTGGGACATGAAGGGACCGGCATGGGTGGCGGCAGCTCTGGAGGAAGCAACCCTCCTCCTAATCTTTGTAGCCCACCGGGCACACTGCCCAGTCAGGGCCCCAGCAGCAGTGGCAGTATAGGTGGTGCCAATGCAAATTCTGCAGGTAATGGTGGTAGTGGCAATTGCAGCACCACATGGGGTAGCATTATGCCCAGTGACACTTCAGAGCCACACTCCAGCCCATCCACGAATGTGTCTTTCAGCTCCGAGCCTCCGAACCTTAACACTGATGGACCAAATCACACTAAGCAGGAGCCCAGGAGCCCTGGCCACAGCCTGCCTAACTGGGGTGTTGGCCCTCCAGGCATGGGCTCATTTGTTCAAACTCCTGGAGGAGCCTCTCAGGTCAACGGGGAAGAGGAACCTGTTTGGCGTAATGGAGATGCCAAGTCTGTTAGTGGCTCAAAAGACTCTGGTTGGGAATCAGGGAGCAGCTGGGGGCAGGGAGGGGCCTCAAGTACTGCTGGCTGGGGACAAGCTGCCTCAACTGGAGAGTGGGGTAAGCGTTCCAACAGTGAGCCCAAAGGATGGGATTCATCTGGCTCTCCCACCCAAGAGCAGCAACTTAATTCTTGGGGTCGCGGGGCCAATGCTCCAGCCAGTGAGGGAAGCAGTGACAGCATGGAATGCCATCCTCACAGGAGGGATAACTCATCAAGGGATGAGACCTCCCCTGTTATACCTGCCCAAGACATGGACCCCAGGGTTCTGTGCAACACAGGCTGGGGACAAACACCTGTACGCCAGCACACCGCTTGGGAGACAGAAGAAGCTGCACGCTCCAACCACAAGAATGACATTGGAACTGATGCCTGGGGCTCATCCTCAAATGCAGCCAATGCGGGACCAACACCAACTTCTGGCAATGCCAATCTAAATTCTGGCAACTCATCCAGACCTGACTTTGGGGGAAAGAATGAGGCCCCCTGCCCCAGTACTGGAGCTGCCCCAGGTTGGGGCACAGGCATGCAATCACCCCAGGCTGGCTCTGGATGGGCAGAGCCATCCAACAACAAGAAACCCTCCAGTGGTCCTGGAAGCTGGGGTAGCACCCCATCAGGAGGTCCTGGTGGCAACCTGCAGAAAAGCGGTCAGACTTGGGGTTCTGAGGATAAATCTCCCACCTGGGAAGATAGTCACGCTAAAACCAAACCACAGGGTTGGGCTGAGGGGCCCAAATCATCTCATGGATGGGGCAATGGACCTGTGGGAGAAAGTGGATCCGGAGGAGAATGGGGTGAACCTGCCGATGTGAAGAAAAATGGCCCATCCAGCTCCTCCTGGGAGGGAGAAGGTTCAGGCTGGAACGAGGGCTCCAGAGGATGGGGAAAGCCTGCCCCAGGAGCAGGAGGAAACTGGGGAGATTCACAGCGCCCCAGCGTGCCCCCACAAGGATGGAATAACAAGCCTCAAGAGGGCAACAATGGCAATAGTGGCAGTGGAAGCATGGGTTCATGGGGAGGTCCAAGCTCTGTGAAACAGAGTGGCTCCGGATGGGTTGGGGGAAATGGCGGAAGTGTTAAACCTGACCACACTGGAGAGCCCACTGGATGGGAGGAGCCCTCTCCACCCTCCATCCGTCGTAAGATGGAGATCGATGATGGTACCTCAGCTTGGGGTGACCCAAGTACTTACAACAAGTCAGTCAATCTCTGGGACAAGAATAACCCTGGTATGCAAGGGAAACCATGCCCTGTCAATGCCAACAATGTACCCAAcaaccatcatcatcatccccATCATAGCCAGCCTCCCATGCAGACCCACAATCATGGAGGGCCGAACTCTAATAATAACCACAGTGTTATGACCACCCCTGATAACGTAGCCCCACATCAGACTGGGCCTCCTCAAAACAGAACATCCCTTATAAATCCAG GATGGGGTGACATGACAAATATCCATTCAAAACCTGAGCCCCCATGGGGAGAACCAGCCGCCCCTCCAGCAAGTTTGGACAATGGCACTTCGGCATGGGGTAAACCCTCAGGTGGATGTGGAAGATGGAGTGATAATGGCCCTGAGGTCTATGGTCGAGGTAACGGACCCCCTGGATCTGCCCCCTGCAAACCTG CCCCCAAACCTATGCAAGATGGCTGGGGGGGTGGTGAGGACATGAGTCTGTCTGCGAGCCAATGGGAGCAAGATGAGGGAGACATGTGGAAAAGCCCTGCGTCTCAGGAGAGCAACTCCTCCTGCAGCTCCTGGGGCAACCCACCCAAGAAGGGCCCaccaaag GGAAAAGTCCCGAACAAACAGGATGATAGCTGGATCATGAATCATCTGATCAAGCAGCTGACTGACATGGGCTTTCCT AGAGACCCTGCGGAGGAGGCTCTTAAGAGCAACAACATGAACTTGGATCAGGCTATGA GCGCCCTGTTGGAGAAGAAGAGCGAACTGGATAAACGGGGGATGGGAATTTCTGACTACAACAACGGCCTAGTCAATAAATCAATGGGCTGCAGACCTTCAGTCATCTCCAAAGACTCTTCCTCAGATCGTCCTCCCTTCTTGGACAAG GATGCTGGGTTAGCAGATGATGTCCAAACCTCACCGTTTATGCCTTCTCCGAGCCTGAAGCTCCCTTTGGGTAGTGCTGCACTCCCTGGCCAGAGCCTTGGAGTCGCCATGCAAAACTTGAACAACAGACAG ATGCAGAGTGGAGTGTTTGGTAGCAGTGGAGCAGCACAAGCCCGGGCCCTGCAGCAGCAGCCTCCTCCCCAGCCGACAGTGCCGCCTCTCAACTCCTCCCAGCCTAGTCTACGCGCTCAAGTGCCTCAGTTTCTCAGCCCTCAG GTTCAAGCACAGCTTTTACAGTTTGCAGCAAAAAACATTGGTCTCAACCCTGCACTTTTAACCTCACCAATAAACCCTCAACATATGACCCTGTTGAACCAACTTTATCAGCTGCAACTG GCGTACCAGCGTTTACAAATTCAGCAGCAGATGTTGCAGGCACAGCGCAGTGTTTCTGGCCCCATCCGACAGCAAGAGCAGCAA GTTGCACGTACAATCAATAACATGCAGCAACAGATCCAGCAGCATCAGCGGCAGTTGGCTCAGGCTCTGCTCATgaagcagcagcagcaacagcAGCCGCCTCCATCTCACCCGGGCCTGCATCCTAGCGTGGGCAAATCAGCTCTGGACACATTTCCGGTCCACCCCCAGGCCTCCAGCCTCTCCGTTTCTGACCTTCAGACCAAAGAGCCGCAGTCTTCTCCAAACTCTTTCTCCCACTACCCTATGT CTGGATTAAACCCTAACATGAATGTAAACTGCATGGATGTGGGTGGCCTGTCCATGAAGGACCCTCCTCAGCCTCAGTCACGCCTGTCACAGTGGACACACCCTAACTCCATGGAGAACCTCTCTGGCAACTCCTCTCCAATGGAGCCCAACTACAACAAGCATG GTGCCATCTCTGCCGGTCCCACTCTGGGTCCCCCAAGTAAACCTCCAATGGATGACTCCTACAGTCCCTACAATCTGCTTCCCAGCTCTGAGTCTCCTACCAGCCCTCTGACACCTCACGATAGCTGGGGCCAGGGCAAGAACACCAATGACAAGATCTCCAACGGGACTAACGTCAACTGGCCTCCAG AGTTCTGTCCAGGAGTGCCTTGGAAAGGACTGCAGAATATCGACCCTGAGACTGACCCTAATGTGACCCCAGGGAGTGTTCCCAGTGGGCCCACCATCAATACTAACATTCAGGATGTTAACCGCTATCTTCTGAGAGACAGAAGTGGAG GCAAGCTGTCTGACATGAAGTCCACTTGGTCCCCGGGGCCCATCTCACACACCCAAGCTTCTCTGTCTCACGAGCTTTGGAAAGTCCCTCAAGGACCCCGGAACACGACGGCTCCCACTCGGCCGCCTCCGGGCCTGACCAACACCAAACCCTCATCCACGTGGGGTGGAAACACTCTGGGTCTGGTGGCTGGATGGAGCAGCTCGTACTCCTCAG GAACCACATGGAGTACAGATAGCTCCAACAGAAGCACTAGCTGGTTGGTCCTGAGAAACCTCACCCCACAG ATCGATGGTTCGACACTGCGGACACTGTGCATGCAGCATGGCCCACTTATCACATTCCATCTCAACCTGACGCAGGGCAATGCAGTTGTGCGCTACAGTTCTAAAGAGGAAGCTGCCAAAGCCCAGAAATCCCTACACAT GTGTGTTCTGGGAAACACCACTATCTTGGCGGAGTTTGCTGGAGAGGAGGAGGTGAACCGCTTCTTTGCACAGGGTCAGTCCCTCACGCCCACCTCCAGCTGGCAGGCCAACCCCGGCACCAATCAAACGCGGCTGGGTGGCGGAGGGACGGTGGCCACGCACCCCATCGGCCACTGGAACAGCAGTAGCCTGGGAGGAGCGGGCGGCACGGGATCCAGCGGCAAGGCGAGCAACGAGCTGCTGTGGGGGGGCGTGCAGCAGTACTCGAGTCTGTGGGGGCCACCCAACGCCGAGGACGGCAGGGTTGTCGGCAGCCCCACCCAAATCAACACACTGCTTCCTGGAGACCTGCTGAGCGGAGAGTCCATGTGA
- the tnrc6c1 gene encoding trinucleotide repeat-containing gene 6C protein isoform X2, whose protein sequence is MEEKKKKKQEEKKKKEAAQKKAAEQKTKELPLQSGLAAQYENIPPNRSANTASTNSCSGWDPLIIDENDTEAWPSISCKESLAPAGCPLNTESISDISSTSSMSMATGAGQQGHFSTNHPSKANASHSGGLLSSQGGASRGWGSGPSPASGGEGKNEVSSTSMGARGWGSSNFNLNLNPNANPSAWPVLGHEGTGMGGGSSGGSNPPPNLCSPPGTLPSQGPSSSGSIGGANANSAGNGGSGNCSTTWGSIMPSDTSEPHSSPSTNVSFSSEPPNLNTDGPNHTKQEPRSPGHSLPNWGVGPPGMGSFVQTPGGASQVNGEEEPVWRNGDAKSVSGSKDSGWESGSSWGQGGASSTAGWGQAASTGEWGKRSNSEPKGWDSSGSPTQEQQLNSWGRGANAPASEGSSDSMECHPHRRDNSSRDETSPVIPAQDMDPRVLCNTGWGQTPVRQHTAWETEEAARSNHKNDIGTDAWGSSSNAANAGPTPTSGNANLNSGNSSRPDFGGKNEAPCPSTGAAPGWGTGMQSPQAGSGWAEPSNNKKPSSGPGSWGSTPSGGPGGNLQKSGQTWGSEDKSPTWEDSHAKTKPQGWAEGPKSSHGWGNGPVGESGSGGEWGEPADVKKNGPSSSSWEGEGSGWNEGSRGWGKPAPGAGGNWGDSQRPSVPPQGWNNKPQEGNNGNSGSGSMGSWGGPSSVKQSGSGWVGGNGGSVKPDHTGEPTGWEEPSPPSIRRKMEIDDGTSAWGDPSTYNKSVNLWDKNNPGMQGKPCPVNANNVPNNHHHHPHHSQPPMQTHNHGGPNSNNNHSVMTTPDNVAPHQTGPPQNRTSLINPGWGDMTNIHSKPEPPWGEPAAPPASLDNGTSAWGKPSGGCGRWSDNGPEVYGRGNGPPGSAPCKPAPKPMQDGWGGGEDMSLSASQWEQDEGDMWKSPASQESNSSCSSWGNPPKKGPPKGKVPNKQDDSWIMNHLIKQLTDMGFPRDPAEEALKSNNMNLDQAMSALLEKKSELDKRGMGISDYNNGLVNKSMGCRPSVISKDSSSDRPPFLDKDAGLADDVQTSPFMPSPSLKLPLGSAALPGQSLGVAMQNLNNRQMQSGVFGSSGAAQARALQQQPPPQPTVPPLNSSQPSLRAQVPQFLSPQVQAQLLQFAAKNIGLNPALLTSPINPQHMTLLNQLYQLQLAYQRLQIQQQMLQAQRSVSGPIRQQEQQVARTINNMQQQIQQHQRQLAQALLMKQQQQQQPPPSHPGLHPSVGKSALDTFPVHPQASSLSVSDLQTKEPQSSPNSFSHYPMSGLNPNMNVNCMDVGGLSMKDPPQPQSRLSQWTHPNSMENLSGNSSPMEPNYNKHGAISAGPTLGPPSKPPMDDSYSPYNLLPSSESPTSPLTPHDSWGQGKNTNDKISNGTNVNWPPEFCPGVPWKGLQNIDPETDPNVTPGSVPSGPTINTNIQDVNRYLLRDRSGGKLSDMKSTWSPGPISHTQASLSHELWKVPQGPRNTTAPTRPPPGLTNTKPSSTWGGNTLGLVAGWSSSYSSGTTWSTDSSNRSTSWLVLRNLTPQIDGSTLRTLCMQHGPLITFHLNLTQGNAVVRYSSKEEAAKAQKSLHMCVLGNTTILAEFAGEEEVNRFFAQGQSLTPTSSWQANPGTNQTRLGGGGTVATHPIGHWNSSSLGGAGGTGSSGKASNELLWGGVQQYSSLWGPPNAEDGRVVGSPTQINTLLPGDLLSGESM, encoded by the exons AGCTGCCCCTACAAAGTGGCCTGGCAGCCCAGTATGAGAATATACCCCCCAATCGCAGTGCCAATACAGCCTCTACTAACAGCTGCAGCGGCTGGGATCCACTGATTATCGACGAGAACGATACAGAGGCGTGGCCTTCCATTTCATGCAAAGAAAGCCTTGCCCCTGCAGGATGCCCCTTAAACACTGAAAGTATCAGTGACATCAGCAGCACAAGCAGCATGAGCATGGCCACAGGAGCTGGCCAGCAAGGCCATTTCTCCACCAATCACCCCAGCAAAGCCAATGCCAGCCACTCAGGAGGTCTGCTCTCCAGTCAGGGTGGGGCCAGCAGAGGCTGGGGCTCTGGCCCATCTCCCGCCAGTGGAGGAGAAGGGAAGAATGAAGTCTCCAGCACATCAATGGGAGCCAGGGGTTGGGGCTCCTCCAACTTTAACTTGAACTTAAATCCCAACGCCAACCCCTCTGCCTGGCCAGTTCTGGGACATGAAGGGACCGGCATGGGTGGCGGCAGCTCTGGAGGAAGCAACCCTCCTCCTAATCTTTGTAGCCCACCGGGCACACTGCCCAGTCAGGGCCCCAGCAGCAGTGGCAGTATAGGTGGTGCCAATGCAAATTCTGCAGGTAATGGTGGTAGTGGCAATTGCAGCACCACATGGGGTAGCATTATGCCCAGTGACACTTCAGAGCCACACTCCAGCCCATCCACGAATGTGTCTTTCAGCTCCGAGCCTCCGAACCTTAACACTGATGGACCAAATCACACTAAGCAGGAGCCCAGGAGCCCTGGCCACAGCCTGCCTAACTGGGGTGTTGGCCCTCCAGGCATGGGCTCATTTGTTCAAACTCCTGGAGGAGCCTCTCAGGTCAACGGGGAAGAGGAACCTGTTTGGCGTAATGGAGATGCCAAGTCTGTTAGTGGCTCAAAAGACTCTGGTTGGGAATCAGGGAGCAGCTGGGGGCAGGGAGGGGCCTCAAGTACTGCTGGCTGGGGACAAGCTGCCTCAACTGGAGAGTGGGGTAAGCGTTCCAACAGTGAGCCCAAAGGATGGGATTCATCTGGCTCTCCCACCCAAGAGCAGCAACTTAATTCTTGGGGTCGCGGGGCCAATGCTCCAGCCAGTGAGGGAAGCAGTGACAGCATGGAATGCCATCCTCACAGGAGGGATAACTCATCAAGGGATGAGACCTCCCCTGTTATACCTGCCCAAGACATGGACCCCAGGGTTCTGTGCAACACAGGCTGGGGACAAACACCTGTACGCCAGCACACCGCTTGGGAGACAGAAGAAGCTGCACGCTCCAACCACAAGAATGACATTGGAACTGATGCCTGGGGCTCATCCTCAAATGCAGCCAATGCGGGACCAACACCAACTTCTGGCAATGCCAATCTAAATTCTGGCAACTCATCCAGACCTGACTTTGGGGGAAAGAATGAGGCCCCCTGCCCCAGTACTGGAGCTGCCCCAGGTTGGGGCACAGGCATGCAATCACCCCAGGCTGGCTCTGGATGGGCAGAGCCATCCAACAACAAGAAACCCTCCAGTGGTCCTGGAAGCTGGGGTAGCACCCCATCAGGAGGTCCTGGTGGCAACCTGCAGAAAAGCGGTCAGACTTGGGGTTCTGAGGATAAATCTCCCACCTGGGAAGATAGTCACGCTAAAACCAAACCACAGGGTTGGGCTGAGGGGCCCAAATCATCTCATGGATGGGGCAATGGACCTGTGGGAGAAAGTGGATCCGGAGGAGAATGGGGTGAACCTGCCGATGTGAAGAAAAATGGCCCATCCAGCTCCTCCTGGGAGGGAGAAGGTTCAGGCTGGAACGAGGGCTCCAGAGGATGGGGAAAGCCTGCCCCAGGAGCAGGAGGAAACTGGGGAGATTCACAGCGCCCCAGCGTGCCCCCACAAGGATGGAATAACAAGCCTCAAGAGGGCAACAATGGCAATAGTGGCAGTGGAAGCATGGGTTCATGGGGAGGTCCAAGCTCTGTGAAACAGAGTGGCTCCGGATGGGTTGGGGGAAATGGCGGAAGTGTTAAACCTGACCACACTGGAGAGCCCACTGGATGGGAGGAGCCCTCTCCACCCTCCATCCGTCGTAAGATGGAGATCGATGATGGTACCTCAGCTTGGGGTGACCCAAGTACTTACAACAAGTCAGTCAATCTCTGGGACAAGAATAACCCTGGTATGCAAGGGAAACCATGCCCTGTCAATGCCAACAATGTACCCAAcaaccatcatcatcatccccATCATAGCCAGCCTCCCATGCAGACCCACAATCATGGAGGGCCGAACTCTAATAATAACCACAGTGTTATGACCACCCCTGATAACGTAGCCCCACATCAGACTGGGCCTCCTCAAAACAGAACATCCCTTATAAATCCAG GATGGGGTGACATGACAAATATCCATTCAAAACCTGAGCCCCCATGGGGAGAACCAGCCGCCCCTCCAGCAAGTTTGGACAATGGCACTTCGGCATGGGGTAAACCCTCAGGTGGATGTGGAAGATGGAGTGATAATGGCCCTGAGGTCTATGGTCGAGGTAACGGACCCCCTGGATCTGCCCCCTGCAAACCTG CCCCCAAACCTATGCAAGATGGCTGGGGGGGTGGTGAGGACATGAGTCTGTCTGCGAGCCAATGGGAGCAAGATGAGGGAGACATGTGGAAAAGCCCTGCGTCTCAGGAGAGCAACTCCTCCTGCAGCTCCTGGGGCAACCCACCCAAGAAGGGCCCaccaaag GGAAAAGTCCCGAACAAACAGGATGATAGCTGGATCATGAATCATCTGATCAAGCAGCTGACTGACATGGGCTTTCCT AGAGACCCTGCGGAGGAGGCTCTTAAGAGCAACAACATGAACTTGGATCAGGCTATGA GCGCCCTGTTGGAGAAGAAGAGCGAACTGGATAAACGGGGGATGGGAATTTCTGACTACAACAACGGCCTAGTCAATAAATCAATGGGCTGCAGACCTTCAGTCATCTCCAAAGACTCTTCCTCAGATCGTCCTCCCTTCTTGGACAAG GATGCTGGGTTAGCAGATGATGTCCAAACCTCACCGTTTATGCCTTCTCCGAGCCTGAAGCTCCCTTTGGGTAGTGCTGCACTCCCTGGCCAGAGCCTTGGAGTCGCCATGCAAAACTTGAACAACAGACAG ATGCAGAGTGGAGTGTTTGGTAGCAGTGGAGCAGCACAAGCCCGGGCCCTGCAGCAGCAGCCTCCTCCCCAGCCGACAGTGCCGCCTCTCAACTCCTCCCAGCCTAGTCTACGCGCTCAAGTGCCTCAGTTTCTCAGCCCTCAG GTTCAAGCACAGCTTTTACAGTTTGCAGCAAAAAACATTGGTCTCAACCCTGCACTTTTAACCTCACCAATAAACCCTCAACATATGACCCTGTTGAACCAACTTTATCAGCTGCAACTG GCGTACCAGCGTTTACAAATTCAGCAGCAGATGTTGCAGGCACAGCGCAGTGTTTCTGGCCCCATCCGACAGCAAGAGCAGCAA GTTGCACGTACAATCAATAACATGCAGCAACAGATCCAGCAGCATCAGCGGCAGTTGGCTCAGGCTCTGCTCATgaagcagcagcagcaacagcAGCCGCCTCCATCTCACCCGGGCCTGCATCCTAGCGTGGGCAAATCAGCTCTGGACACATTTCCGGTCCACCCCCAGGCCTCCAGCCTCTCCGTTTCTGACCTTCAGACCAAAGAGCCGCAGTCTTCTCCAAACTCTTTCTCCCACTACCCTATGT CTGGATTAAACCCTAACATGAATGTAAACTGCATGGATGTGGGTGGCCTGTCCATGAAGGACCCTCCTCAGCCTCAGTCACGCCTGTCACAGTGGACACACCCTAACTCCATGGAGAACCTCTCTGGCAACTCCTCTCCAATGGAGCCCAACTACAACAAGCATG GTGCCATCTCTGCCGGTCCCACTCTGGGTCCCCCAAGTAAACCTCCAATGGATGACTCCTACAGTCCCTACAATCTGCTTCCCAGCTCTGAGTCTCCTACCAGCCCTCTGACACCTCACGATAGCTGGGGCCAGGGCAAGAACACCAATGACAAGATCTCCAACGGGACTAACGTCAACTGGCCTCCAG AGTTCTGTCCAGGAGTGCCTTGGAAAGGACTGCAGAATATCGACCCTGAGACTGACCCTAATGTGACCCCAGGGAGTGTTCCCAGTGGGCCCACCATCAATACTAACATTCAGGATGTTAACCGCTATCTTCTGAGAGACAGAAGTGGAG GCAAGCTGTCTGACATGAAGTCCACTTGGTCCCCGGGGCCCATCTCACACACCCAAGCTTCTCTGTCTCACGAGCTTTGGAAAGTCCCTCAAGGACCCCGGAACACGACGGCTCCCACTCGGCCGCCTCCGGGCCTGACCAACACCAAACCCTCATCCACGTGGGGTGGAAACACTCTGGGTCTGGTGGCTGGATGGAGCAGCTCGTACTCCTCAG GAACCACATGGAGTACAGATAGCTCCAACAGAAGCACTAGCTGGTTGGTCCTGAGAAACCTCACCCCACAG ATCGATGGTTCGACACTGCGGACACTGTGCATGCAGCATGGCCCACTTATCACATTCCATCTCAACCTGACGCAGGGCAATGCAGTTGTGCGCTACAGTTCTAAAGAGGAAGCTGCCAAAGCCCAGAAATCCCTACACAT GTGTGTTCTGGGAAACACCACTATCTTGGCGGAGTTTGCTGGAGAGGAGGAGGTGAACCGCTTCTTTGCACAGGGTCAGTCCCTCACGCCCACCTCCAGCTGGCAGGCCAACCCCGGCACCAATCAAACGCGGCTGGGTGGCGGAGGGACGGTGGCCACGCACCCCATCGGCCACTGGAACAGCAGTAGCCTGGGAGGAGCGGGCGGCACGGGATCCAGCGGCAAGGCGAGCAACGAGCTGCTGTGGGGGGGCGTGCAGCAGTACTCGAGTCTGTGGGGGCCACCCAACGCCGAGGACGGCAGGGTTGTCGGCAGCCCCACCCAAATCAACACACTGCTTCCTGGAGACCTGCTGAGCGGAGAGTCCATGTGA